Proteins from one bacterium genomic window:
- a CDS encoding ABC transporter ATP-binding protein: protein MLSIDIKKTIETSSGHVVMEIRMEIPAHERLALTGVSGSGKTTLLRMLAGLTEPDSGRIYWQDQPWFDSEKKINHPPERRAVGFVFQDYALFPNMTIYENLAFALSEPDDEAVRRMLQLTELEGLASRRPDTLSGGQKQRVALARALIRKPVLLLMDEPLAAMDTALRKKMQQEILTLWNEAPSMMVWVSHDMAEICRLSNRVCVLDNGRMAKLGNPMDVYHDKHLSGKFRMDGEVVGMEPNDTIFILTIASGEQLIRVVATASDVASLQIGDRVTVVSKAFNPIIIKQN from the coding sequence ATGCTGTCCATTGATATTAAAAAAACGATTGAAACCTCCTCCGGGCATGTCGTTATGGAAATACGTATGGAGATTCCTGCGCATGAACGTTTAGCATTAACCGGCGTGTCCGGTTCCGGAAAAACAACCCTTCTTCGTATGCTGGCCGGACTCACTGAACCGGATAGCGGTCGCATTTATTGGCAGGATCAACCGTGGTTTGATTCCGAAAAAAAAATCAATCATCCTCCCGAACGACGTGCTGTAGGATTTGTATTCCAGGATTATGCATTGTTTCCCAATATGACGATATATGAAAATCTCGCATTTGCGTTGAGTGAACCCGATGATGAAGCGGTCCGGCGAATGTTGCAACTCACCGAACTGGAGGGTCTTGCTTCGCGAAGACCTGATACGTTGTCGGGCGGTCAAAAGCAACGTGTTGCTTTGGCGCGAGCATTGATTCGTAAGCCGGTACTTCTCCTAATGGACGAACCGCTAGCCGCAATGGATACGGCGTTGCGAAAAAAAATGCAGCAAGAGATATTGACCCTGTGGAATGAAGCGCCATCGATGATGGTTTGGGTAAGCCATGACATGGCGGAAATTTGCCGCTTATCAAATCGGGTTTGCGTTTTGGATAATGGGCGAATGGCTAAGCTGGGTAATCCGATGGATGTTTATCATGATAAACATTTAAGCGGAAAGTTTAGAATGGATGGTGAAGTTGTGGGCATGGAACCCAACGATACGATATTTATTCTCACGATCGCATCAGGGGAGCAATTGATTCGCGTTGTAGCAACGGCCTCGGACGTCGCATCACTTCAAATCGGTGATCGCGTTACCGTGGTTTCCAAAGCCTTTAATCCAATCATTATAAAACAGAATTGA
- the fbp gene encoding class 1 fructose-bisphosphatase: MPNRFKTIERHIIDMERLHPEASGELTGLLSDIALAGKIISSEVNRAGLVNLLGLAGGENVHGEAVKKLDMFSHDMLVKIISGGRGEIFMLGSEEMEHPLSLDDNYPDGKYIVNFDPLDGSSNIDANVSVGTIFSILKKDSSSNPKEACRQSGVQQVAAGYIIYGSSTMFVYTAGHGVHGFTLDPGLGEFILSHENIKTPERGKIYSINEGNSNKWHDGVRNYIAYLKEENKSDKRPYSSRYIGSLVADFHRNLLYGGIFLYPADRSNPEGKLRLLYEANPLAMIVEAAGGAASDGHRRIMEIEPTALHQRVPLIIGSKADVETACAFIQGQR; the protein is encoded by the coding sequence ATGCCTAACCGTTTTAAAACCATTGAGCGACATATCATTGACATGGAACGCCTGCACCCCGAGGCATCGGGTGAATTGACGGGTCTGCTTTCCGACATTGCGCTCGCGGGTAAAATCATTTCATCGGAAGTCAATCGTGCCGGATTAGTCAACCTGCTCGGACTGGCTGGCGGCGAAAATGTTCACGGCGAAGCGGTAAAAAAGTTAGATATGTTTTCCCACGACATGCTGGTCAAAATTATTTCCGGCGGACGGGGCGAAATTTTTATGCTGGGTTCCGAAGAGATGGAACATCCTCTTTCGCTTGATGATAATTACCCCGACGGCAAGTATATCGTCAATTTTGATCCGCTTGACGGTTCATCCAATATTGATGCCAATGTCAGCGTGGGCACGATTTTTTCTATCCTAAAAAAAGACTCCTCTTCCAACCCTAAAGAAGCCTGCCGCCAGAGCGGTGTCCAGCAAGTCGCCGCGGGTTATATTATTTACGGTTCCAGTACGATGTTTGTTTACACGGCCGGTCACGGTGTCCACGGTTTCACGCTGGATCCGGGGCTCGGCGAATTTATACTCTCGCATGAAAACATAAAAACACCCGAACGCGGAAAAATATACAGTATCAATGAAGGCAATTCGAACAAGTGGCACGACGGTGTTCGGAATTACATCGCATATCTTAAAGAAGAAAATAAATCCGATAAACGCCCCTATTCCTCGCGTTATATCGGATCTTTGGTTGCCGATTTTCATCGCAATTTACTCTATGGCGGTATTTTCCTTTATCCGGCAGATCGTTCCAATCCTGAAGGGAAATTGCGTTTATTATACGAAGCCAATCCTTTAGCCATGATCGTTGAAGCAGCCGGAGGAGCCGCTTCCGACGGACATCGGCGCATCATGGAAATCGAACCCACGGCTTTACATCAACGAGTTCCTCTTATCATCGGAAGTAAAGCGGACGTAGAAACAGCTTGTGCTTTTATTCAGGGCCAGCGTTAA